One window of Calditrichota bacterium genomic DNA carries:
- the ftsE gene encoding cell division ATP-binding protein FtsE yields MIHLRNVRMLYPDGGGVECVNLDVHRGEFVFLVGPSGAGKSTVLKLIYMDERPQEGVVMVHDFDSLHIRRKQIPYLRRLLGIVFQDFRLLPDRDVFENVAFALRVTGAKRREIRRKVLRVLAEVGLSHKRHRMPHELSGGEQQRVAIARALVNEPLALLADEPTGNLDPDTAREVLELLEKINLKGTAVLMATHNYALVERAGKRIVRIQAGRTL; encoded by the coding sequence ATGATCCACCTGCGCAACGTGCGCATGCTCTACCCCGATGGCGGAGGCGTCGAATGCGTGAACCTCGACGTGCACCGAGGAGAGTTTGTGTTCCTGGTGGGACCGAGCGGCGCGGGCAAGAGCACCGTGTTGAAGCTCATCTACATGGACGAACGCCCGCAGGAAGGCGTGGTCATGGTCCACGACTTCGACTCGCTGCACATAAGGCGCAAGCAGATACCCTACCTCCGTCGTCTGCTCGGGATCGTTTTTCAGGACTTTCGTCTCCTGCCGGATAGGGACGTATTCGAGAACGTGGCCTTCGCCCTGCGGGTGACCGGTGCTAAGCGCAGGGAGATCCGCCGCAAGGTACTGCGCGTCTTGGCGGAGGTGGGACTCAGTCACAAGCGCCATCGCATGCCACACGAGCTGTCGGGCGGCGAGCAACAACGCGTGGCAATTGCCCGTGCCCTGGTGAACGAACCGCTGGCGCTCCTGGCGGATGAGCCCACTGGCAATCTGGACCCCGATACTGCTCGGGAGGTGCTCGAACTCCTGGAGAAGATCAACCTCAAGGGAACGGCAGTCCTCATGGCTACGCACAATTACGCGCTGGTGGAGAGGGCCGGAAAGCGCATCGTGCGCATACAAGCGGGGAGAACCCTGTGA
- a CDS encoding ABC transporter permease → MSGILYSIREGVEGFRRAPFSSFISLSTVALALTLLGVFMVVSLNLNRLAAAVRQRMTFEVFVDEALDQRAIAALEQQVRSIPGVGSVEFVSKEAAARAIKEEFGEDVLEILGENPLPPSFRVGLAANGPSAPLAESVAAQLRALKGVSEVVYRAELFRLLDRYLRVAVTVDVAVGLALMFGSIFVVFNTIRLIIHAKRQIIETMKLVGATPAFIRRPFLVEGMLQGAAGGAISAACLWLSVRVASLEVPHLVVLPPMFYLWVIVAGVVLGWLGSVLAVRRLLKY, encoded by the coding sequence GTGAGTGGCATTCTCTACAGCATCCGTGAGGGCGTGGAAGGATTTCGGCGCGCGCCCTTCTCCAGCTTCATTTCCCTGTCAACTGTTGCTCTGGCCTTGACGCTGCTGGGCGTGTTCATGGTCGTCAGCCTCAATCTGAATCGGCTGGCGGCTGCCGTGCGGCAAAGGATGACCTTTGAGGTTTTTGTCGACGAGGCTTTGGACCAGCGCGCCATCGCCGCGCTCGAGCAGCAAGTGAGGTCCATCCCCGGGGTGGGGAGCGTGGAGTTTGTGTCCAAGGAAGCCGCCGCGCGGGCGATCAAGGAGGAGTTTGGTGAAGATGTGTTAGAGATTCTGGGTGAGAATCCCTTGCCCCCCTCGTTCCGAGTTGGCCTGGCGGCGAACGGTCCCTCCGCGCCCTTGGCGGAGTCGGTCGCCGCACAACTGCGTGCGTTGAAGGGCGTGAGCGAGGTGGTCTATCGTGCGGAACTGTTCCGGCTCCTGGATCGTTATCTGCGAGTGGCTGTGACGGTGGATGTGGCGGTTGGCCTCGCCTTGATGTTTGGCTCGATCTTTGTGGTGTTCAACACCATTCGCCTCATCATTCACGCCAAGCGCCAGATTATCGAGACCATGAAGCTGGTAGGGGCCACGCCTGCGTTCATTCGGCGGCCCTTTTTGGTGGAAGGCATGCTCCAGGGAGCAGCGGGCGGGGCAATTTCCGCGGCATGCCTCTGGTTGTCGGTCCGCGTCGCCTCCCTGGAGGTGCCGCACCTGGTGGTGCTGCCGCCGATGTTCTACCTGTGGGTCATAGTGGCAGGAGTGGTGCTTGGTTGGTTGGGGAGCGTCCTGGCGGTGAGGAGGCTACTCAAGTACTGA